The following coding sequences lie in one Candidatus Nitrospira allomarina genomic window:
- the rpsM gene encoding 30S ribosomal protein S13, with product MARIAGVELPVGKRIDVGLTYIFGIGPASSRDILRKTGVAPETRVKDLHEDEVVRLRETIDKDYDVEGDLRKEVTMSIKRLMDIGTYRGLRHRKGLPVRGQRTKTNSRTRKGRRGAIGGKVRK from the coding sequence ATGGCTCGAATTGCAGGCGTAGAGTTGCCGGTAGGAAAACGGATTGACGTCGGATTAACTTATATTTTTGGGATTGGTCCGGCCAGTTCGCGAGATATATTACGAAAGACAGGAGTGGCTCCTGAAACAAGGGTAAAGGACCTGCATGAAGATGAGGTCGTCCGTTTACGTGAGACAATTGATAAGGATTATGACGTAGAGGGTGACCTAAGGAAAGAAGTCACGATGAGTATTAAGCGTTTGATGGATATTGGCACTTATCGAGGGCTACGACATCGGAAGGGTCTGCCTGTAAGAGGCCAAAGAACGAAAACTAATTCACGAACGAGAAAAGGACGACGTGGAGCGATTGGCGGAAAAGTCAGGAAATAA
- the rpsK gene encoding 30S ribosomal protein S11 → MSVKKGKKKERKVLQVGIVHIMASFNNTIVTITDMTGGAVTWASAGSQGFKGSRKSTPFAATRAGEVAAKKAMEFGLRQVDVYVNGPGSGREAAVRALQSAGLRVNLIRDVTPIPHNGCRPPKRRRV, encoded by the coding sequence ATGAGTGTTAAAAAGGGAAAAAAGAAGGAAAGAAAAGTTTTACAAGTTGGGATCGTGCATATCATGGCCTCTTTTAATAATACTATCGTGACGATCACGGATATGACCGGTGGGGCTGTAACTTGGGCTAGTGCAGGTAGCCAGGGATTTAAGGGATCGAGAAAGAGTACCCCTTTTGCCGCTACGCGTGCCGGTGAAGTGGCTGCAAAAAAGGCCATGGAGTTTGGCCTTCGACAAGTGGATGTCTATGTGAATGGCCCTGGATCTGGACGAGAAGCCGCAGTGAGGGCACTTCAGTCCGCTGGCTTGCGGGTCAATCTTATTCGTGATGTGACACCGATACCCCATAATGGGTGTCGGCCTCCAAAACGAAGACGGGTCTAA
- the rpsD gene encoding 30S ribosomal protein S4, whose translation MAKYTGPVCRLCRREGVKLFLKGTRCMTEKCAIERRSYPPGQHGQSRRGRATEYGTQLREKQKLRRVYGMQERQFLNTYHRAVRRKGITGEHLLSLLERRLDNVVYRLGFASSRGQARQLVNHGHVMLNGRKVTIASVTVNIGDIVEIKEKSRQLVPVQAALEITSGRGVPNWLEMERNILKGTVQAIPTKQDIDVLVNEQIVVELYSR comes from the coding sequence ATGGCCAAATATACTGGTCCTGTATGTCGGTTATGTCGGCGTGAAGGGGTAAAGCTATTTTTAAAAGGAACCAGGTGTATGACTGAGAAATGCGCAATTGAGCGCCGAAGTTATCCACCTGGACAGCATGGGCAATCGCGCCGAGGGCGTGCGACGGAATACGGCACTCAGCTTAGGGAAAAACAAAAGCTTCGACGTGTGTATGGTATGCAGGAGCGACAATTCCTCAATACTTACCACCGAGCGGTTCGCCGGAAGGGAATTACGGGCGAACATTTGTTGAGCTTGCTTGAACGCAGACTTGATAACGTTGTCTATCGCCTAGGTTTTGCCTCATCACGTGGCCAAGCGAGACAGTTGGTCAATCACGGGCATGTGATGTTAAATGGTCGAAAAGTCACAATTGCTTCGGTAACTGTGAACATTGGGGATATTGTCGAAATTAAGGAAAAGAGTCGTCAGCTTGTACCGGTCCAAGCCGCTCTAGAAATTACTAGTGGCCGGGGAGTGCCGAATTGGTTAGAGATGGAGCGAAATATATTGAAGGGTACCGTCCAAGCCATTCCCACTAAGCAGGACATTGATGTATTGGTCAATGAACAAATTGTAGTGGAGCTGTACTCACGGTAA
- a CDS encoding DNA-directed RNA polymerase subunit alpha, whose translation MINSMKDFQIPTKLELEKDSASPTYGKFTAEPFERGFGTTMGNSLRRVLLSSLPGAAVTSVKIEGVYHEFSTIPGVTEDVTILILNIKALRLRLHSDKAKAIRLKKKGPGEVLAADLSVDPDVVILNPDFHIATLDKDGMLDIELIVKPGRGYVPAERNKEEGLPIGVIPVDSVFSPIKRVNFSVESARVGRITDYDKLILEVWTDGSISPQEAVTSAAGILRDHLDICLPSEERGEPAQEEGGDESKMLINQHLFRSVNELELSVRAANCLKNANIKSIGDLVQKSENEMLKTKNFGKKSLNEIKEVLAEMGLALGTKVSEVTESHI comes from the coding sequence ATGATAAATAGCATGAAGGATTTCCAAATACCAACGAAGCTGGAATTGGAAAAGGACAGTGCTTCACCTACTTATGGCAAGTTTACAGCTGAGCCATTTGAACGAGGGTTTGGGACCACGATGGGGAATTCCCTTAGGCGGGTTTTACTTTCTTCGCTACCTGGGGCGGCTGTCACCTCCGTAAAAATTGAGGGGGTATATCATGAGTTTTCGACCATTCCAGGTGTGACCGAGGATGTAACGATTCTCATTTTAAACATTAAAGCATTGCGGTTGCGTTTACATTCCGATAAGGCGAAGGCTATCCGTTTGAAAAAGAAGGGGCCTGGCGAAGTGTTAGCCGCAGATTTGTCTGTAGACCCGGACGTGGTAATCCTGAATCCAGATTTTCATATTGCTACTTTAGATAAAGATGGAATGTTAGATATTGAACTTATTGTGAAGCCCGGGCGAGGATATGTCCCCGCAGAACGAAATAAAGAAGAGGGATTGCCAATAGGAGTCATTCCGGTAGACTCAGTCTTTTCTCCCATTAAACGCGTTAATTTCAGTGTGGAAAGTGCTCGGGTTGGTCGGATTACGGATTACGATAAACTGATTTTGGAAGTGTGGACCGACGGAAGCATATCTCCACAGGAAGCTGTTACTTCCGCAGCAGGAATTCTTCGCGACCATTTGGATATTTGCCTCCCATCTGAAGAGAGGGGTGAACCAGCTCAAGAAGAGGGCGGGGATGAGAGCAAGATGTTGATTAATCAACATCTGTTTCGAAGTGTGAATGAATTGGAACTTTCGGTTCGCGCTGCAAATTGCCTAAAAAATGCTAATATTAAATCTATAGGTGATTTAGTTCAAAAAAGCGAAAATGAAATGTTGAAGACCAAAAACTTTGGTAAAAAATCCTTAAATGAAATTAAAGAGGTCCTAGCGGAAATGGGGTTGGCCTTAGGAACCAAAGTGAGCGAAGTAACAGAATCCCATATCTAA